From the Accumulibacter sp. genome, one window contains:
- a CDS encoding CapA family protein has product MSGRRHLRWLLIAFCCALGPALAGEPLRLLFVGDIMLDDGPGRLVAAGGDPLAPFAAMLHHADYRIGNLECPIATSGTPLANKIATFRAHPRVLPVLAGRFDALAVANNHSGDYGREAFVETLDLLAGQQIAAFGGGRNLEQAHQPLWIERRGLRIAVLAYNEFKPRSFEAGADWPGIAWSEDSHVVADIRAARAAGADLVIPFMHWGWEREPQASARQRQLARLMIDAGADLVVGGHAHVTQGVEYYRGRLIVYSLGNFVFDGFDYAAARSGWVLRLTLDGSGLLAWDTVTARLDDDGTPQPLAGSSAPCGRRGDPLIGDCRWP; this is encoded by the coding sequence ATGAGCGGCAGGCGCCACCTGCGCTGGCTGCTCATCGCGTTCTGCTGCGCGCTCGGCCCGGCACTCGCCGGCGAACCGCTGCGGCTGCTGTTCGTCGGCGACATCATGCTCGACGACGGACCCGGCCGGCTGGTCGCCGCCGGCGGCGATCCACTGGCGCCCTTTGCCGCGATGCTGCACCATGCCGACTACCGCATCGGCAACCTCGAGTGCCCGATCGCGACCAGCGGCACACCGCTGGCGAACAAGATCGCCACCTTCCGCGCCCACCCGCGCGTCCTGCCGGTGCTGGCGGGACGCTTCGACGCGCTCGCGGTCGCCAACAACCATTCCGGCGACTACGGGCGCGAAGCCTTCGTCGAGACCCTCGATCTCCTGGCGGGTCAACAAATCGCCGCCTTCGGCGGCGGCCGCAACCTCGAGCAGGCCCACCAGCCGCTGTGGATCGAGCGCCGTGGCCTGCGCATCGCCGTCCTCGCCTACAACGAGTTCAAGCCGCGTTCCTTCGAGGCCGGAGCCGACTGGCCGGGAATCGCCTGGAGCGAGGACAGCCATGTCGTCGCCGACATCCGCGCCGCACGCGCCGCCGGTGCCGATCTCGTCATCCCCTTCATGCACTGGGGCTGGGAACGCGAACCGCAGGCCAGTGCGCGGCAGCGGCAACTGGCGCGCCTGATGATCGACGCCGGCGCCGACCTGGTCGTCGGCGGCCATGCGCACGTCACGCAGGGGGTCGAATACTACCGCGGCCGGCTGATCGTCTACAGCCTCGGCAACTTCGTCTTCGACGGCTTCGACTATGCGGCGGCGAGGAGCGGCTGGGTGTTGCGCCTGACGCTCGACGGCAGCGGCCTGCTGGCCTGGGATACGGTGACCGCACGCCTCGACGACGACGGCACGCCGCAGCCGCTGGCCGGCAGCAGCGCACCCTGCGGTCGCCGCGGCGACCCGCTCATCGGCGACTGCCGCTGGCCCTGA
- a CDS encoding HAD family hydrolase: MSVGRAPLLVIFDCDGVLVDSEPIASRVLAEALSEIGFPLTAQQAIDRYTGISLGAVLALVEADWRRQLPAGFAARLGERDQAAFAAELQPVSGAAEMLASLGLPCCVASSGTIGKIRGNLSLTGLLQYLEPHLFSATMVARGKPAPDLFLHAAATMAVPPADCVVIEDSIAGVQAARAAGMRVFGFHGGGHARPDSAAALRAAGATRVFERLRDLPGLLGSQAPAEG; this comes from the coding sequence ATGAGTGTCGGGCGCGCGCCGCTCCTCGTCATCTTCGACTGCGATGGCGTGCTCGTCGACAGCGAGCCGATTGCCAGTCGCGTCCTCGCCGAAGCCCTCAGCGAGATCGGTTTTCCGCTGACGGCGCAGCAGGCGATCGATCGCTACACGGGCATCAGCCTCGGTGCCGTCCTCGCGCTGGTCGAGGCCGATTGGCGGCGGCAGCTGCCGGCCGGATTCGCTGCACGCCTCGGCGAACGAGACCAGGCCGCTTTCGCCGCCGAACTGCAGCCGGTCAGCGGGGCGGCCGAGATGCTCGCCAGCCTCGGTCTGCCGTGCTGCGTCGCATCGTCGGGAACGATCGGGAAGATCCGCGGCAACCTCTCGCTCACCGGCCTGCTGCAGTATCTCGAGCCGCATCTGTTCAGCGCCACGATGGTCGCGCGTGGCAAGCCGGCACCCGACCTGTTCCTGCATGCGGCGGCGACGATGGCGGTACCGCCGGCCGACTGCGTCGTCATCGAGGACAGCATCGCCGGCGTCCAGGCGGCACGCGCTGCCGGCATGCGCGTCTTCGGCTTCCACGGCGGCGGTCATGCCCGCCCGGATTCAGCGGCGGCGCTGCGGGCGGCCGGTGCGACCCGCGTCTTCGAGCGCCTGCGCGATCTGCCCGGCCTGCTTGGCAGCCAAGCGCCGGCGGAAGGCTGA
- a CDS encoding pyridoxamine 5'-phosphate oxidase family protein, whose amino-acid sequence MSQPESVREVLRRVLASQRYAVLATDSGGQPYTSLMAFAASDDLRDFTLITERSTHKYANLRANPRVALFIDNRENVGTDTRDAVAVTALGEAQEVAGEEEARLRRGYVARHPYLEAFAGSASSAVVRVRLKSCLVVRRFEEVLEWHPDD is encoded by the coding sequence ATGAGCCAGCCGGAAAGCGTTCGGGAAGTGCTGCGGCGCGTGCTCGCCAGCCAGCGCTATGCGGTCCTGGCGACCGACAGCGGTGGTCAGCCCTATACCAGCCTGATGGCCTTTGCCGCCAGCGACGATTTGCGCGACTTCACCCTGATCACCGAACGGAGCACGCACAAGTACGCCAACCTGCGCGCCAATCCGCGCGTCGCCCTGTTCATCGACAACCGCGAGAACGTTGGCACGGATACCCGTGACGCGGTCGCGGTAACCGCTCTCGGCGAGGCGCAGGAGGTCGCCGGCGAAGAGGAGGCGCGCCTGCGTCGTGGCTATGTCGCCCGGCATCCCTACCTCGAGGCTTTTGCCGGTTCCGCCTCGTCTGCCGTCGTGCGGGTCAGGCTGAAGTCCTGTCTCGTCGTCCGCCGCTTCGAGGAGGTCCTGGAGTGGCACCCCGATGACTGA